From Xanthomonas sp. 10-10:
CATCGGCGCCAATGATGGCTACGCCAGCCTGTCCTATGGCACCTACGGCACCATGACCCTGGAAAGCGGCCTGAGCATCGCGATGGGCGAGCATTGGGCAGCGCGCCTGTCCACCTTGGGCCAGCGCCGCGACGACTGGGTGGAAAACCGCGACGGCCGCGATCTGGAAGGCTATACCGACTCGGCCGTGCGCCTGCAGCTGCTGTACCAGGCCAGCGACGATTTCAGTGCCCTGTTCAACGCGCATGCGCGTCACCTGGATGGCACCGCGCGCCTGTTCCGCGCCAACATCATCCAGCCCGGCACCAACCAGCTGGTGGACGGCTTCGACGAAGAGAAGTCCTTCATCGACGGCGCCAACACCCAGGAACTGCAGACCTATGGCGGCAGCGCCAACCTGACCTGGGACCTGGGCGACATCGCGCTGCACTCGATCACCGCGTATGAGGGCATCGGCAAGTACTACAGCCGTGGCGACATCGACGGTGGCTTCGGCGCGGTGTTCGCACCGCCGTCCGGTCCGGGCGTGATTCCGTTCCCGGTGGAAACCGCCGGCGGCATCAAGAGCCTGGACCAGTACAGCCAGGAACTGCGCGCCGAATCGCAGTACGAGGGCCCGCTCAACTGGCAGGCCGGCCTGTACTACTTCCACGACGATGTGGAAGGCGAGAACTACACCTACAACACCTTCAGCGGCGGCGATCTGGCCAGCTACCAGCTGACCCGCCAGCGCAACACCTCGTGGGCGGCATTCGGCTCGTTGAACTATGCGGCCACCGATCGCCTTAACCTGCGCGCCGGCATCCGCTACACCTACGACAAGAAGACCTTCGACGTGCTGGCGCTGGACCGCGTCACGCTGGTCGAGCCGTCCAGCGGCGAGACCGACAACTCCAAGGTCACCGGCGATCTGGCGGCCACCTTCGCCATCAACGACGACGTCAACGTGTACGCCCGTGCGGCACGTGGCTTCCGCGGCGCCAGCTTCGGCGTGCCCTCGGGCACCGCGCCGCTGACCGTGGCCGAGCCGGAGACGGTGGATTCGTTCGAGATCGGCATCAAGTCGGACCTGTTCGACAACCGCGCGCGCCTGAGCTTCGACATCTACGATTTCCGCGTCAAGAACCAGCAGCTCACCGCAGTGGGCGGCGTCTCCAACGACGTGCGCCTGCTCAACGCCGACAAGACCAAGGCGCGCGGCGCCGAGTTCGACTTCGAAGCGCTGCTCACCCAGAACCTGCGCGTCACCGCCGGCGGCGCCTACAACTGGACCCGCATCGACGACCCGAGCCTGTCGGTGGGCGTGTGCCGCACCTGCACCGTGACCGACCCGCTCAATGCGGCCGGCAACGCCATCATCGACGGCAACGATCTGCCGCAGGCTGCCAAGTGGATGGCCAACGCCACGCTGCGTTACGGCATCCCGATGGGCAACGATGGCGAGCTGTTCTTCTACACCGACTGGTCCTACCGCAGCGAAGTGAATTTCTTCCTGTACGACTCCAAGGAGTTCACCGGCCAGCCGCTGGTCGAAGGCGGCGCCAAGATCGGTTACAACTGGGGCGCGGGCGCGTACGAGTTGTCGGTGTTCTGCCGCAACTGCACCAACCAGATCCGCGTGACCGGTGCGATCGACTTCAACAACCTCACCGGCTTCATCAACGACCCGCGCATCGTCGGTGCGCAGTTCCGCGCCAACTTCTGATCGGCGTGTTGGTGTAGCACGATTGAACCGCCGGCTATGATGCCGGCGGTTTTTTTATGGCGGCAGGAGTAGGTGCATGCAGCGCAGATGGCGAAACATGTGGTGGATGCTGGGGCTGTGGTGTGCGTCGGCAGTGGCATGGGCGCAGACGCCTGCCGTGACCGCAGCGCAGGCGGCGCCAACGCCCGCATCCACCGAGTTGCTGGTGGTCTCCACCGATATCGGCGACGACATCGACGATGCGTTTGCGCTCGGGCTGTTGCTGCGTAGCCCGCAGCTGCGCGTGTTGGGCATCGCATCGGCCTGGGGCGATACCAGTTTGCGTGCGCAGCTGCTGCAGCGCCTGTTGCAGCAGGCCGGACGTAGCGAGATTCCGTTGGCGGTGGGCGCGCGCACCACCAGCACGATTCCCTTCAGCCAGGCGCGCTGGGCGTCCAAGGGGCAGTTGCCGGGCAAGTTGCCGGATGCGGCGGCGATGATCCTGCAGCAGGCGCGCCTGCATCCGGGCGAGGTGACCTTGCTGGTGTTGGGGCCGATGACCGACGCCGCACTGGCGCAGCGGCGCGACCCGGCCGGCTTTGCCAAGCTCAAGCGCATCGTGGCGATGGGCGGGTCGGTACGCGTTGGCTATGGCAAGTCGGCGTATCGGCCGGCCAGT
This genomic window contains:
- a CDS encoding TonB-dependent receptor; its protein translation is MSASRSLKISALAVAVVSLLPFHAAAQQASGDDGVVRLDAVKVTVERRSEDSKDVPVSASVLRPEFLDAISTSGSDIRVLAGKAPSLNIESSNGRVFPRVYIRGYGNTDFNTYASQPVSLIYDDVVQENAFLKGFPIFDLEGLEVLRGPQGTLFGRNTPAGVVKFNSVKPTIGANDGYASLSYGTYGTMTLESGLSIAMGEHWAARLSTLGQRRDDWVENRDGRDLEGYTDSAVRLQLLYQASDDFSALFNAHARHLDGTARLFRANIIQPGTNQLVDGFDEEKSFIDGANTQELQTYGGSANLTWDLGDIALHSITAYEGIGKYYSRGDIDGGFGAVFAPPSGPGVIPFPVETAGGIKSLDQYSQELRAESQYEGPLNWQAGLYYFHDDVEGENYTYNTFSGGDLASYQLTRQRNTSWAAFGSLNYAATDRLNLRAGIRYTYDKKTFDVLALDRVTLVEPSSGETDNSKVTGDLAATFAINDDVNVYARAARGFRGASFGVPSGTAPLTVAEPETVDSFEIGIKSDLFDNRARLSFDIYDFRVKNQQLTAVGGVSNDVRLLNADKTKARGAEFDFEALLTQNLRVTAGGAYNWTRIDDPSLSVGVCRTCTVTDPLNAAGNAIIDGNDLPQAAKWMANATLRYGIPMGNDGELFFYTDWSYRSEVNFFLYDSKEFTGQPLVEGGAKIGYNWGAGAYELSVFCRNCTNQIRVTGAIDFNNLTGFINDPRIVGAQFRANF
- a CDS encoding nucleoside hydrolase, encoding MLGLWCASAVAWAQTPAVTAAQAAPTPASTELLVVSTDIGDDIDDAFALGLLLRSPQLRVLGIASAWGDTSLRAQLLQRLLQQAGRSEIPLAVGARTTSTIPFSQARWASKGQLPGKLPDAAAMILQQARLHPGEVTLLVLGPMTDAALAQRRDPAGFAKLKRIVAMGGSVRVGYGKSAYRPASAPAPEYNILSDVSAAQQVFAAGVPIVLLPLDATQITLEEPERVALFAHGDDLTDALTQLYYQWRNTDQPWASATPTLFDAVPVAWLLRPDLCPTTPLHLEVDAQGYTREGKGTANVQACLRADKPALIEMYMRTLLQLH